A window of Lentibacillus sp. Marseille-P4043 contains these coding sequences:
- a CDS encoding MBL fold metallo-hydrolase yields the protein MKVLHDTITKITLPTPYPVGDVHVYLLKGDTLSLVDAGVKTKEAWEALTVQLKQIGYTPNDIEQHILTHHHPDHIGLVGEFPRAQAIVGHKYNDPWLTRDEAFLNQYQQFFSDAFKLAGVPNRYLQLLEKLQTPLELTGHGKLTAFLDEGDILPGHADWRVIETKGHAQSHLSFFREADGAFLGGDHLLKHISPNPILEPPHADETERAKPLPQYRKNLEKCLQLGITTVYPGHGDIFSNVDELIPMRLAKQEQRANKVLHMLQEKEQTPFEVCQQLFPRKYESELDLTMSETIGQLDFLEEEGKIEKTKRDGVLFVKAK from the coding sequence ATGAAAGTATTACACGACACGATTACGAAAATTACATTACCAACACCATATCCTGTAGGGGATGTTCATGTTTACCTTTTGAAAGGGGATACACTGTCACTTGTTGATGCCGGTGTGAAAACGAAAGAGGCGTGGGAAGCTCTAACCGTACAATTAAAACAAATCGGCTACACGCCAAATGATATCGAACAGCACATCTTAACCCACCATCATCCAGATCATATTGGATTAGTAGGTGAATTCCCGAGGGCACAAGCAATTGTTGGCCATAAATACAATGATCCCTGGTTAACAAGGGATGAAGCATTTTTAAATCAGTACCAGCAGTTTTTTAGCGATGCGTTTAAGCTTGCTGGTGTGCCTAATCGATATTTACAACTCTTGGAAAAACTGCAAACACCATTAGAACTTACCGGTCATGGAAAGCTAACGGCCTTCCTTGATGAAGGGGACATTTTGCCAGGTCATGCGGATTGGCGGGTTATTGAGACGAAGGGGCATGCGCAAAGTCATTTGTCATTTTTCCGTGAGGCTGATGGGGCGTTTCTTGGAGGAGATCATCTGCTCAAGCATATTTCACCAAACCCAATTTTGGAACCGCCACATGCAGATGAGACAGAGCGAGCTAAACCATTGCCACAATATCGAAAAAATCTCGAAAAATGTTTGCAGCTTGGGATCACCACCGTTTACCCGGGGCATGGTGATATATTTTCAAATGTGGACGAATTGATTCCAATGCGTTTGGCGAAGCAGGAGCAGCGAGCGAATAAGGTGCTTCACATGTTACAGGAAAAAGAGCAGACACCTTTTGAAGTTTGCCAACAACTCTTTCCGAGAAAATATGAAAGTGAACTTGATTTAACCATGTCAGAAACGATCGGTCAGCTTGATTTTCTGGAAGAGGAAGGAAAAATTGAGAAAACAAAGCGTGATGGTGTTCTTTTCGTTAAAGCAAAGTAG
- a CDS encoding SDR family NAD(P)-dependent oxidoreductase produces MYVRLHLQNKTIIVTGASSGIGERLSWHIAKNGGTPIMIARSLDKLENQREKLKRSFDATSFAYQADITDHEEFEDVIKQILTDHKQIHGLINNAGVGVFDYVNEMKLDDMERMFQLNVFALIRGTKLLLPHFSANRRKCHIVNIASQAGKIATPKSAVYAATKHAVIGFTNALRLEVASKGIYVMAVNLGPVRTNFFTTADPDGSYQKSVARYMLDPDKVATKIVKNLFSKKREINLPHWMDAGSKLYQLFPGGVETLLKKQFNRK; encoded by the coding sequence ATGTATGTGAGGCTGCATTTACAAAATAAAACGATTATTGTAACAGGAGCATCAAGTGGGATCGGTGAACGTCTATCGTGGCATATAGCGAAAAATGGCGGGACACCGATCATGATTGCCCGTTCACTTGATAAACTGGAAAATCAGCGGGAGAAATTGAAACGCTCATTTGATGCCACGTCATTTGCTTATCAGGCAGATATAACCGATCATGAAGAGTTTGAAGATGTGATCAAGCAAATTTTAACGGACCATAAACAAATACATGGCCTGATTAATAATGCAGGTGTAGGTGTTTTTGACTATGTAAACGAAATGAAACTTGATGATATGGAGCGCATGTTTCAATTGAATGTATTCGCTTTGATTCGTGGTACAAAACTGCTGTTGCCACACTTTTCAGCGAATCGGCGGAAATGTCATATTGTCAACATCGCCTCCCAAGCCGGTAAAATTGCCACACCGAAATCCGCTGTTTACGCGGCTACAAAACATGCAGTCATTGGCTTTACCAATGCTCTTCGGCTGGAAGTTGCCAGTAAAGGAATTTACGTGATGGCGGTTAATTTAGGACCAGTACGCACGAATTTCTTTACAACCGCGGATCCAGACGGTAGCTATCAGAAAAGCGTTGCCCGGTATATGCTTGATCCAGATAAAGTGGCAACGAAAATTGTAAAGAACTTATTTAGTAAGAAGCGGGAAATTAATTTGCCACATTGGATGGATGCTGGAAGTAAGCTTTATCAGCTGTTTCCAGGTGGAGTGGAGACGTTGTTGAAGAAGCAATTTAATCGGAAATAG
- a CDS encoding ester cyclase — protein MPTNEKEAIVKIWFEEVFTKGDLQAVDQVAAADMITYSQGHDEGFVGRDNFKNWLSWYCTSFVDRSWVVQDTIEEGDKIVARYTGYSTYKGGLLDIQSEDQQVKETGIIIFRIEDGKVKEQWCEMSDLQVVQQLGAQVVSP, from the coding sequence TTGCCTACGAACGAGAAGGAAGCAATTGTAAAAATATGGTTTGAAGAGGTGTTTACAAAAGGCGATCTACAGGCTGTTGATCAGGTCGCAGCAGCAGACATGATCACTTACTCACAAGGGCATGATGAAGGTTTTGTTGGGAGGGATAATTTTAAAAATTGGCTATCGTGGTACTGCACTTCTTTTGTCGATCGTAGCTGGGTAGTCCAAGATACGATTGAAGAAGGCGATAAAATCGTTGCTCGTTATACTGGCTACAGCACATATAAAGGCGGTTTACTTGATATCCAATCTGAAGATCAGCAAGTGAAGGAAACAGGTATCATTATATTCCGAATAGAAGATGGAAAAGTGAAGGAGCAATGGTGCGAGATGAGTGATTTGCAAGTCGTGCAACAGTTAGGAGCTCAAGTTGTATCACCATGA
- a CDS encoding thioredoxin domain-containing protein: MPKEHQLFQENSNFLKQHADNPVNWYPWGNEAFAKAEQENKPIFLSVGYSTNHLCHVIERESFRDQQVADYLNEHYVSILVDQEERPDIASLYAKVCRMMTGQSGFPLSIFMTPKQIPYYAGTYFPREGKSFIPGIMDVLMSMHHEFHDDPEHITAVTKSVSEELKNSLSTKSPKKLSSKYTIKAYQLLHERQDTTYGGFGAAPKFPAPQNILFLLRFYRLTGKKDALKTAEHTLKAMANGGIYDHIGFGFSHYAIDEKWLVPHFEKKLSDNALLLIAFTECYQMTKKPFYKEVSEQIISFVMRELHRSNGAFHSAIDSESGGVEGGYYVWELDDVQQILDEELEELYTKAYGMTPEGNFKGKNIPNLVDSDLGAIAEEHQLTLEELYQQLEAARVPLLAAREAEREHPTVDKKILTASNAMMITALAKAGNVFEEPNYLKTAEDTMAFIETNLVQNERVMACYYDNDTLKCNGYLHDYAYLLEAYIELYHTTLALPYLNKARELADRMIGLFWDRDQAGFFASGYDSEKLFIQDKEIFDHRLPSGNSVAALALIQLGHLTGETAYFDKVDDMYHTFYMDVRQNPATTTSFMQSLLLTELPTKEVIMIGNDRDFTTQLQQEFLPNVSLLQCETPEQLTAISPFASNFTKLDGETTFYVCENFVCNHPTTDPAAAWKLVKKN; this comes from the coding sequence ATGCCTAAAGAACATCAACTATTCCAGGAAAACTCGAACTTTCTAAAACAGCATGCTGATAATCCGGTAAATTGGTATCCATGGGGAAACGAAGCATTTGCAAAAGCAGAACAAGAAAATAAACCTATTTTTCTATCCGTCGGTTACAGTACAAATCATTTATGTCATGTGATTGAACGCGAATCATTTAGAGATCAACAAGTTGCGGATTACCTAAATGAGCATTATGTTTCTATTTTAGTTGATCAGGAAGAACGACCAGACATTGCTTCATTGTACGCAAAAGTATGCCGCATGATGACCGGTCAAAGCGGTTTTCCACTGTCTATTTTCATGACACCTAAGCAAATCCCATATTATGCGGGGACATATTTCCCAAGGGAAGGTAAATCGTTTATACCCGGAATTATGGACGTACTTATGAGCATGCATCATGAATTTCACGATGACCCGGAGCATATCACAGCAGTTACCAAAAGTGTCAGTGAGGAGTTAAAAAATAGCCTATCTACCAAGAGCCCGAAGAAATTATCGAGCAAATACACGATTAAAGCTTACCAGCTGCTTCACGAGAGACAGGATACAACATACGGCGGATTTGGTGCAGCACCCAAATTCCCTGCCCCGCAAAATATTTTATTTTTGTTGCGTTTCTACCGTCTAACTGGTAAAAAAGATGCCTTAAAAACAGCGGAACATACATTAAAAGCAATGGCGAACGGAGGAATTTACGATCATATTGGTTTTGGTTTTTCCCATTATGCTATCGATGAGAAGTGGCTTGTCCCCCACTTTGAAAAAAAGCTGTCTGACAATGCGCTGTTGCTGATCGCTTTTACGGAATGCTATCAAATGACGAAAAAACCGTTTTACAAAGAAGTAAGCGAACAAATTATTTCGTTTGTTATGCGTGAGCTGCATCGATCAAATGGCGCTTTCCATTCTGCAATTGATAGTGAATCAGGTGGTGTGGAAGGTGGTTATTATGTATGGGAGTTGGATGATGTACAGCAGATCCTTGATGAGGAACTTGAAGAACTCTATACGAAGGCATATGGCATGACACCCGAAGGTAATTTCAAGGGCAAAAATATACCCAACTTGGTTGATTCCGATCTGGGAGCGATAGCGGAGGAACATCAGCTTACATTAGAAGAACTATATCAGCAGTTAGAGGCAGCGCGTGTTCCATTATTAGCAGCTCGTGAAGCAGAGCGAGAGCACCCAACAGTCGATAAGAAAATTTTAACGGCTAGCAATGCAATGATGATCACCGCACTAGCAAAAGCAGGCAATGTATTCGAGGAACCAAATTATCTTAAAACAGCCGAGGATACCATGGCATTCATCGAAACGAACTTGGTGCAAAACGAACGGGTAATGGCTTGTTACTATGACAACGACACCTTAAAATGTAATGGCTATCTGCACGACTATGCGTATCTTTTAGAGGCATACATCGAATTGTATCACACAACATTAGCATTGCCCTACCTAAACAAGGCCAGGGAGCTAGCCGACAGGATGATTGGTTTGTTTTGGGATCGCGACCAAGCTGGATTCTTCGCTTCTGGATATGACAGTGAAAAATTATTTATTCAGGATAAAGAAATCTTTGATCATAGGCTGCCATCTGGAAATAGTGTTGCGGCACTTGCCCTTATCCAATTAGGCCATTTAACCGGAGAAACCGCCTATTTTGATAAAGTTGATGACATGTATCATACATTCTACATGGATGTACGGCAAAATCCAGCTACAACAACATCATTTATGCAGAGCCTACTATTGACAGAACTGCCAACAAAAGAGGTTATCATGATCGGTAATGATCGTGATTTCACAACACAATTACAGCAAGAATTTTTACCAAATGTTTCACTGCTTCAATGTGAAACACCTGAACAATTGACCGCCATTTCCCCCTTTGCGTCTAATTTTACGAAACTGGATGGAGAGACAACTTTTTACGTATGTGAAAATTTCGTATGTAACCACCCGACAACAGACCCAGCAGCAGCCTGGAAACTAGTGAAAAAAAATTAA
- a CDS encoding hydroxymethylglutaryl-CoA synthase: MKIGIDKIGFYTPHLYVDMNKLAVSRNVEPEKFTIGIGQSKMAIPPISQDPVTLAANAALEILDNEDKEKIDFVIFGTESGIDNSKSAGVYVHRLLGLNPHARAVEVKQACYGATAGIQMAKGHIALNPDSKVLVLGSDIARYGLNTSGEATQGAGAVALLISAEPRIMELEENNVYLTDDIMDFWRPIYSDKAFVDGKFSNEQYILFFEKVWEQYKAKTDLSLKDFEAICFHLPYTKMGLKALRAVLDEAEEEDKERLLANFEISRKYNRNVGNIYTGSLYLSLLSLLEQKDDLQSGAKIGLFSYGSGAVGEFFTGILQPNYREHLHIAEHTQLFAARKEVTVAEYEEIFQETLPIDGSTLELDVTNDPATICLAGMKDNMRQYVNKED, encoded by the coding sequence GTGAAAATAGGAATTGACAAAATAGGATTTTATACACCGCATTTATATGTTGACATGAACAAGCTAGCTGTCAGCAGAAATGTAGAACCAGAAAAGTTTACAATCGGGATTGGTCAATCGAAAATGGCGATACCTCCAATCTCACAGGATCCGGTTACATTAGCAGCAAATGCGGCATTGGAAATTTTGGATAATGAAGATAAAGAAAAGATAGATTTTGTTATTTTCGGCACGGAATCAGGGATCGATAACTCGAAATCTGCAGGGGTTTACGTCCATCGTTTATTAGGGTTGAACCCCCATGCTCGTGCGGTTGAAGTGAAACAAGCCTGCTATGGTGCAACAGCAGGTATTCAAATGGCAAAAGGACATATTGCGTTAAATCCCGACAGCAAGGTGTTGGTATTAGGATCCGACATTGCCAGATACGGTTTGAATACGTCAGGTGAGGCAACACAAGGAGCGGGGGCCGTTGCACTACTGATCAGCGCAGAACCCCGTATCATGGAACTAGAAGAAAACAATGTATACCTGACAGATGATATTATGGATTTCTGGCGTCCGATCTACTCAGATAAAGCGTTTGTTGATGGCAAGTTTTCCAATGAACAATACATTCTATTTTTTGAAAAAGTTTGGGAACAGTACAAAGCAAAGACAGACCTTTCATTGAAGGACTTTGAAGCAATCTGTTTTCACCTTCCATATACAAAAATGGGACTAAAGGCGTTACGGGCTGTTTTGGATGAAGCAGAGGAAGAAGATAAGGAACGATTATTAGCCAATTTTGAAATCAGCAGGAAGTATAATCGAAATGTCGGAAATATTTATACCGGCTCATTATATTTAAGCTTGCTTTCTTTGCTAGAACAAAAAGATGATTTACAGTCTGGTGCAAAAATTGGACTCTTTAGCTATGGTTCCGGCGCAGTAGGGGAGTTTTTCACTGGTATCTTGCAGCCAAATTACCGGGAACATTTACACATTGCAGAGCATACACAGTTATTTGCAGCAAGAAAAGAAGTAACCGTTGCAGAATACGAGGAAATTTTTCAAGAAACATTACCGATTGATGGGTCAACATTAGAATTAGATGTTACGAATGATCCAGCAACAATTTGTTTAGCCGGAATGAAGGACAATATGCGGCAGTATGTGAATAAAGAAGATTAA
- a CDS encoding type II toxin-antitoxin system Phd/YefM family antitoxin, with the protein MGDDVMPEIRPIKDLRNTTEISELCHQLKEPLFITKNGYGDMVVMSMETYDNSLAKLELYEKLAQAEAQIKSGDELLDGERVFKDLKKKYDRG; encoded by the coding sequence ATGGGAGATGATGTTATGCCTGAAATCCGCCCGATAAAAGATTTAAGAAATACCACGGAAATTTCTGAACTGTGTCACCAATTAAAGGAACCATTATTCATCACAAAAAATGGTTATGGGGATATGGTCGTTATGAGCATGGAAACTTATGATAATTCTCTGGCTAAGCTGGAGTTATATGAAAAATTAGCTCAAGCGGAAGCTCAAATTAAAAGCGGGGATGAACTTTTAGATGGAGAAAGAGTCTTTAAGGATCTAAAGAAAAAATATGACAGAGGATAA
- a CDS encoding type II toxin-antitoxin system RelE/ParE family toxin, translated as MTEDKYTIKFAPKAFEDLDEIYSYITDDLYNEGAADSLLKKIETSVMRLKEFPFSCSFVTDEILKSKGYRKLVIENYIAFYLIEEEEKQVVVMRVLFGAQKFGRRVLFMQRLLKNGTNCHIGRRFSCRLQSYV; from the coding sequence ATGACAGAGGATAAATATACAATTAAGTTTGCACCAAAAGCATTTGAAGATTTGGATGAGATTTATAGCTACATCACTGATGACCTTTATAATGAAGGTGCAGCCGATAGCCTATTGAAGAAGATAGAAACGAGTGTCATGAGGCTAAAAGAATTCCCTTTTTCCTGTAGTTTTGTAACGGATGAAATTTTAAAGAGTAAAGGTTACCGTAAGCTCGTTATTGAGAATTACATTGCATTTTATTTAATTGAAGAAGAAGAAAAACAAGTTGTTGTCATGCGTGTCCTGTTTGGAGCACAAAAATTTGGTCGTAGGGTTTTATTCATGCAACGTCTGTTGAAAAATGGTACTAATTGCCATATTGGAAGGAGGTTCTCATGCAGGTTGCAATCGTATGTTTAG
- a CDS encoding DUF4181 domain-containing protein yields the protein MQVAIVCLAFFLAIMNFQLSRWLFGEKRKKISETDGETIHRWLTFLLVCIGIGVYIFIVRMDAVDSKAIMVFLLCFLVVMYVFQAFMEWKYLQGSKQYVIPLILMVVGAACLLAIYFINDQMKYTTFSEVVSDQLNEETTVRSITIYQNDLTGDIPERKASAAIKDEEMLDRIVEDFSDMELKKMDGFPEYRKYRVRIVVTNQVATDHYSTESLTVGFNENYLTTSAGSNGVYEIVDGTDQTKTIESLVKSGEIDWEYYDE from the coding sequence ATGCAGGTTGCAATCGTATGTTTAGCGTTTTTTCTAGCTATCATGAACTTCCAGTTAAGCAGGTGGTTATTCGGTGAGAAAAGAAAAAAGATTTCCGAAACAGACGGTGAAACGATTCATCGGTGGCTGACTTTTTTACTTGTATGTATTGGTATTGGTGTTTACATTTTCATCGTTCGTATGGATGCAGTGGATAGTAAGGCTATTATGGTGTTTTTGCTGTGTTTTTTGGTTGTGATGTATGTCTTTCAAGCCTTTATGGAATGGAAGTATTTGCAGGGGTCGAAACAATATGTGATTCCTCTGATCCTTATGGTAGTTGGTGCAGCCTGTCTGTTGGCGATATATTTCATCAACGACCAGATGAAATATACGACATTTTCAGAGGTTGTGTCTGATCAACTTAACGAAGAAACAACCGTTCGAAGCATTACCATTTATCAGAACGATCTGACTGGCGATATTCCGGAGAGGAAGGCTAGCGCAGCCATCAAAGATGAAGAAATGCTTGATCGTATAGTGGAAGATTTCTCAGATATGGAATTGAAAAAAATGGATGGGTTTCCTGAGTATCGGAAATATAGGGTCAGAATTGTTGTTACCAATCAGGTTGCAACGGATCATTACTCAACGGAAAGTTTGACTGTCGGGTTCAATGAAAATTATCTTACTACTTCTGCAGGTTCCAATGGAGTTTATGAAATCGTTGATGGGACAGATCAAACGAAAACGATTGAATCGCTTGTTAAGAGTGGGGAAATTGACTGGGAATATTATGATGAATGA
- a CDS encoding LLM class flavin-dependent oxidoreductase, giving the protein MATINIPVSVLNLAPIRQGGNAKDAVDAMVDLAQATDDMGYTRYWIAEHHNTSTLVSSATSILIKHTLEHTKQIRVGSGGVMLPNHSPLVVAEQFGTMATIYPDRLDLGLGRAPGTDQLTASALRRSKSDTVNTFPNDVQSLLTYFGPEEKQGFVKAFPGIDTNIPIYILGSSPNSAHLAAELGLPYVFASHFAPRFMEDAISIYRKNFKPSEYLAEPYMMVCLNVIAAETDEEAAFEATTMQQFFLNIVRGTKKLLCPPVKNMDEIWNPQEKQAAKSMSSMTLMGSKDSIREQLTSFQEKYNVDELMAVSYMYDPDKQKRSYEILKEVVDGK; this is encoded by the coding sequence ATGGCAACTATTAATATACCCGTATCAGTATTGAATTTGGCTCCGATTCGCCAAGGAGGCAATGCTAAAGATGCAGTCGATGCCATGGTCGATTTGGCACAAGCCACAGATGACATGGGCTATACAAGATATTGGATAGCTGAACATCATAACACGTCAACATTGGTGAGCTCGGCTACCTCGATTTTAATAAAACATACGCTAGAACATACGAAACAGATCCGTGTTGGCTCCGGCGGGGTAATGCTGCCTAACCATTCCCCATTAGTCGTTGCCGAACAATTTGGAACGATGGCCACCATCTATCCTGATCGTCTGGACTTGGGTCTGGGCCGTGCGCCTGGTACAGACCAACTGACTGCAAGCGCATTAAGACGGTCAAAAAGTGATACTGTTAATACATTTCCAAATGATGTCCAATCCTTATTAACTTATTTTGGTCCGGAAGAAAAGCAAGGTTTTGTCAAAGCTTTTCCAGGTATTGACACAAATATTCCAATCTACATTCTTGGTTCATCACCCAATTCCGCCCATCTAGCAGCTGAATTAGGATTACCATATGTATTTGCTTCTCATTTCGCACCGAGATTCATGGAGGACGCTATTTCTATTTATCGCAAAAACTTCAAGCCATCGGAATACTTAGCTGAACCATATATGATGGTCTGTCTAAATGTCATTGCGGCAGAAACGGATGAAGAGGCAGCATTTGAAGCAACAACCATGCAGCAATTTTTCCTAAATATTGTACGTGGTACGAAGAAACTATTATGTCCGCCAGTTAAAAACATGGATGAAATTTGGAACCCACAAGAGAAGCAAGCAGCGAAATCCATGTCCAGCATGACGTTGATGGGAAGTAAAGATTCAATCCGCGAACAACTGACAAGTTTCCAGGAGAAATACAACGTGGACGAGCTCATGGCCGTATCCTATATGTATGATCCTGATAAACAAAAACGTTCGTATGAGATTTTAAAAGAAGTGGTGGATGGAAAATAA
- the iscB gene encoding RNA-guided endonuclease IscB, producing the protein MIVFVINKHGKPLMPCKPRKARLLLKEKKAKIVSRNPFGIQLLYETNSYTQEVKIGIDLGAKYVGIAITSEDKVLAKGEVELRQDVKSAIDTRRTYRRSRRNRKTRYRKPRFQNRTRGKRWLPPSIQSRVENTFFWIDKFCDLVPNPKLTMEVSKFDVQKMIDPAIQGVAYQEGQTYGYHDVRYFVLARDHYTCQVCKKKGKILNTHHIIYRTHGGSNRADNLITVCTDCHTHDNHQRGNILWKWMVEGKRLPQYKEGPFMNIVRKRVFTKYPHARITYGSVTTPKRKALELEKTHANDAIAISGISSIKENAKTTFKIKQFRKKKRSLHEATARKGRKSKNITSKRNEKNKKYLKGFYLNDKVRLYEKTGYITGFTGTSGAYVKSIDGDYIIMPNKSYKQVSLKKLTQISHHNNWQFEYKAFG; encoded by the coding sequence ATGATAGTGTTCGTTATCAATAAGCATGGCAAGCCTTTAATGCCGTGCAAACCAAGAAAAGCAAGATTGCTGCTCAAAGAAAAGAAAGCAAAAATTGTTTCCCGCAATCCATTTGGAATTCAATTATTGTATGAAACCAATAGTTACACACAGGAAGTGAAGATTGGCATTGATTTAGGAGCGAAATATGTTGGCATCGCCATTACGAGCGAAGACAAGGTGCTAGCCAAAGGGGAAGTGGAGCTTCGCCAGGATGTCAAATCTGCCATTGATACCAGAAGAACATACAGACGTTCCAGAAGAAACAGGAAAACACGTTATCGTAAACCGCGTTTTCAAAATCGTACCCGCGGAAAAAGATGGTTGCCGCCGAGTATACAAAGCCGGGTGGAGAATACTTTCTTTTGGATTGACAAGTTTTGTGACCTTGTGCCAAATCCTAAGTTGACAATGGAGGTCAGCAAATTCGATGTGCAAAAAATGATTGATCCAGCTATTCAAGGTGTGGCCTATCAAGAAGGTCAAACGTATGGCTATCATGATGTGCGCTACTTTGTATTGGCAAGGGACCACTATACTTGCCAAGTATGCAAAAAGAAAGGCAAAATTTTGAACACACATCACATTATATACCGTACACACGGAGGTTCCAATCGGGCAGACAACTTGATTACCGTTTGTACAGACTGCCATACACATGACAACCATCAGCGAGGAAACATTCTTTGGAAATGGATGGTAGAAGGGAAAAGATTGCCCCAGTACAAAGAAGGTCCGTTCATGAATATTGTTCGTAAGAGGGTATTTACCAAGTATCCTCATGCAAGAATTACATACGGATCAGTGACAACACCGAAACGTAAAGCATTAGAATTGGAAAAAACGCATGCAAATGATGCGATTGCCATCAGTGGTATTTCATCCATCAAGGAAAACGCCAAGACAACGTTCAAAATCAAGCAATTCCGCAAAAAGAAACGTTCATTACACGAGGCAACGGCAAGAAAGGGACGTAAATCTAAAAACATCACGAGTAAAAGAAATGAAAAGAACAAGAAATATCTTAAGGGATTTTATTTGAATGACAAGGTAAGGTTATATGAGAAAACCGGATACATTACAGGCTTTACTGGAACAAGTGGTGCTTATGTCAAGTCCATTGATGGAGATTATATCATCATGCCAAATAAAAGCTATAAACAAGTAAGTCTCAAGAAATTGACACAAATCAGTCATCATAACAATTGGCAGTTTGAATACAAAGCATTTGGCTAA
- a CDS encoding enoyl-CoA hydratase, whose translation MGLRVGDQLSFERTFTTEDVEMFTKISRDEGDHHLNPDEQGRLVIQGLLTATLPTKIGGDNNVLARTMNFEFLRPVFTTDTICCGVTIEKFEKQDNHRTAIVASFICTNQKEKQVLKGNFAGVIL comes from the coding sequence TTGGGATTAAGAGTAGGGGATCAACTAAGCTTTGAACGTACATTCACGACAGAAGATGTGGAAATGTTTACAAAAATATCTAGAGACGAAGGGGACCATCACTTGAATCCTGATGAACAGGGGAGACTTGTTATTCAGGGGTTATTAACTGCTACATTGCCGACAAAAATTGGCGGGGATAACAATGTACTCGCTCGCACGATGAATTTTGAGTTTCTAAGACCGGTGTTTACAACAGATACCATATGCTGCGGTGTAACAATTGAAAAGTTTGAAAAGCAAGATAATCATCGAACAGCAATTGTTGCATCTTTTATATGTACAAATCAGAAGGAGAAACAAGTATTGAAAGGAAACTTTGCAGGAGTGATATTGTAA
- a CDS encoding YrvL family regulatory protein codes for MMDIKQKIGTVVGVTLFIVLVFGFIIGIYLFGMAGIFELLGIQYTSVWSLIIFVISFFILASIVELFSKPISELLTEKITGKFEILFIQFSIHCLTNWLGLFVVDVFMDNITLSWKIGIIVAMLLTLFEMTFEDKENKNE; via the coding sequence ATGATGGATATTAAACAAAAAATAGGAACAGTTGTAGGAGTAACACTCTTTATCGTCTTGGTATTCGGTTTTATTATTGGGATTTACCTGTTTGGAATGGCCGGTATTTTTGAATTGCTTGGTATTCAATACACATCTGTTTGGTCATTAATTATTTTTGTTATCAGTTTTTTTATTCTGGCTTCCATTGTCGAACTGTTTTCTAAACCCATTTCTGAATTACTTACAGAAAAAATAACAGGAAAATTTGAGATCTTGTTTATCCAATTTAGTATTCATTGTCTAACAAATTGGTTAGGCCTTTTTGTAGTTGATGTGTTTATGGATAATATTACATTGTCCTGGAAAATAGGGATAATAGTTGCGATGTTACTAACTTTATTCGAAATGACATTCGAAGACAAAGAAAATAAGAATGAATAA
- a CDS encoding VOC family protein — MKIEHVAIWVNDLEIMREFYQTYFNCKSNNKYHNAEKKFESYFLSFDSGTRLEIMRKFGIDKKKQEDMIGWTHIAISLGSRESVNDLTARLKNDGYRLISGPRVTGDGYYESVIEDPEGNHVELTV; from the coding sequence ATGAAAATTGAACATGTAGCTATTTGGGTAAATGATCTGGAAATCATGAGAGAGTTTTATCAAACGTATTTTAATTGTAAGTCAAACAATAAGTATCATAATGCAGAAAAGAAATTCGAATCATATTTTCTCTCATTTGATTCTGGAACACGTTTAGAGATTATGCGTAAATTTGGTATTGATAAGAAAAAACAGGAAGATATGATAGGCTGGACTCATATTGCAATTTCTTTAGGAAGCAGGGAATCTGTTAATGACTTGACAGCCAGATTAAAAAATGATGGTTATCGCCTTATTAGCGGTCCTCGAGTTACTGGGGATGGATATTATGAAAGCGTTATTGAAGATCCAGAAGGAAATCACGTTGAGTTGACTGTATAA